From Toxorhynchites rutilus septentrionalis strain SRP chromosome 2, ASM2978413v1, whole genome shotgun sequence, a single genomic window includes:
- the LOC129767614 gene encoding uncharacterized protein LOC129767614 yields MLRFLLLLAVTAPTLLLAGRIQLVNLSPEEAQKYITEQSLDLRYAKKLGEFPLGYFRNIQDPSSAKLFHKGRLIEHPEDYVEEGYEASQFHGQDGLGRAMFGYSDYNQARLEARNTNGEIRGSYQYIDPTGQEVIVQYWSDSLGFHQIDNRPEVKLEPVTDTPEVREARLAHEKAWKEAANLARSGKPISDINRPVHNGVEEEEEEIVAALSNQHQSLVRYPSLPYTSHISPEDASASSDDAVVVEADHNVKKRENVESNSNEEEPQYDPKGFFYSFEYPVFNIKETESGLARSQSQKVKRSNPQEELKVASELNLKGVPVAVPVPAVKSPVLPEAAPEPALGDNRVSLKAVLTGEQLVAAVHDVQVSPKQQLSSEQ; encoded by the exons GTCACCGCGCCAACTTTACTGTTAGCCGGTCGGATCCAGCTGGTAAACCTGTCCCCGGAAGAGGCCCAGAAATACATCACAGAGCAAAGCTTGGACCTGCGCTATGCGAAGAAGCTGGGTGAGTTCCCGCTCGGCTACTTCCGAAACATTCAGGACCCCTCGAGTGCTAAACTATTCCACAAAGGACGACTGATTGAACATCCGGAGGATTATGTGGAGGAAGGGTACGAGGCTTCTCAGTTCCACGGACAG GATGGTCTTGGAAGGGCTATGTTCGGTTATTCTGATTACAACCAGGCTCGTTTGGAAGCTCGCAATACCAACGGAGAGATTCGTGGCTCGTACCAGTACATCGATCCAACCGGCCAGGAAGTCATTGTGCAATACTGGTCCGACAGCTTGGGATTTCACCAGATCGACAACCGACCAGAGGTTAAGTTGGAACCAGTGACCGATACTCCTGAGGTTCGTGAGGCACGACTTGCCCACGAAAAAGCCTGGAAGGAGGCTGCAAACCTTGCTCGTTCGGGAAAACCGATCAGCGACATCAACAGGCCCGTTCACAATGGTGTCGAGGAAGAGGAGGAGGAAATTGTAGCTGCTTTGTCGAACCAGCACCAGAGTCTTGTGCGTTACCCAAGCCTGCCATACACCAGCCACATCTCGCCGGAAGATGCATCGGCCTCGTCGGATGACGCAGTGGTTGTTGAAGCCGACCATAACGTCAAGAAACGCGAAAATGTAGAATCGAATAGCAATGAGGAAGAGCCCCAGTATGATCCGAAAGGATTTTTCTACAGTTTCGAATATCCAGTGTTTAACATCAAGGAAACCGAGTCTGGTCTGGCTCGCAGCCAGAGTCAGAAAGTTAAGCGATCCAACCCGCAAGAAGAACTAAAAGTCGCGAGTGAGCTCAATCTGAAGGGAGTACCCGTTGCAGTGCCCGTACCTGCGGTCAAGAGTCCAGTACTACCAGAGGCAGCTCCGGAGCCGGCGCTTGGGGACAATCGAGTATCTCTGAAGGCAGTTCTAACGGGAGAGCAATTGGTTGCAGCAGTTCACGATGTACAGGTGTCCCCGAAACAGCAATTGAGCAGTGAGCAGTGA